From one Nocardioides sp. Kera G14 genomic stretch:
- the mfd gene encoding transcription-repair coupling factor — protein sequence MLVTSLAPLADVAVAALGEVLGEELAVLDITGPEALRPFLVTGLARQGHTVLAVTATSREAEDLTAVLACLLDDPSRVAYFPSWETLPHERLSPRSDTVGRRLAVLRQLTHPEPGAELQVVVAPIRSVLQPQVKGLGDLEPVELRAGDTAPLDDVVRRLVDAAYSRVDLVEKRGEFAVRGGIIDVFPPTEEHPLRVEFWGDDVEEIRSFSVADQRTLEARERLWAPPCRELLLTPEVRERAAALGEKHPQLLELTDKISQGIAAEGMESLAPVLVDDMELLVDLLPADSQVLVMDPERVRRRAHDLVATSEEFLGASWASAASGGQAPIDLGKASYWELGDVREHTLARGVEWWSTSPFGLDEESATLSADTAGVPVRSLDSRPIEPYRGDIDKATHDLDQWRLAGYRVVVVQPAHGPANRTVEVLGEHDVPARILDDKDVLTRDVVSVLIGTLDHGFVDDEARLAVVTGEDISGQKSSTRDMSRMPARRKKQIDPLELKPGDYVVHEQHGVGRFVEMKQREVAGATREYLVLEYGASKRNGPPDRLFVPADALDQVTRYVGGESPSLDRLGGADWNKRKAKARKAVREIAAELIKLYAARQATKGHAFGPDTPWQRELEDAFPFQETIDQLSTVDEVKADMRRETPMDRLVCGDVGYGKTEIAVRAAFKAVQDGKQVAVLVPTTLLVTQHLATFMERMSAFPVTLKGLSRFQSAKESKEIMAGMADGSVDIVVGTHRLLNPDVRFKDLGLIIVDEEQRFGVEHKEQLKRMRTAVDVLSMSATPIPRTLEMAITGIREMSTITTPPEERHPVLTYVGGFEERTVIAAIRRELLREGQVFYIHNRVDSIERAASKLRELVPEARVATAHGQMNEKQLEQVMLDFWEKRFDVLVCTTLVESGLDVSNANTMIIERADTLGLSQLHQLRGRVGRSRERAYAYFLYPSEKPLTETAHERLATLAQHSDLGGGMAIAMKDLEIRGAGNLLGGQQSGHIADVGFDLYVRLVGEAVQEFKGEESTELNEVRIELPVDAHLPHDYIPTERLRLEIYKRLAEVRSDADVDAIEEELKDRYGELPIVVLSLLLVARFRARARAAGIGEVTIAGKNVRFAPVSLPESRQVRLQRMYPKSLIKDATDTILVPRPISSGFPAKPLDGIALLEWARQVIDAVIDPKD from the coding sequence CTGCTCGTGACCTCTCTCGCCCCGCTCGCCGACGTCGCCGTCGCCGCCCTCGGGGAGGTGCTCGGCGAGGAGCTCGCCGTCCTGGACATCACCGGTCCCGAGGCGTTGCGTCCGTTCCTCGTCACCGGTCTCGCGCGTCAGGGCCACACGGTCCTCGCCGTGACCGCGACGAGTCGCGAGGCCGAGGACCTCACCGCCGTCCTGGCCTGCCTCCTCGACGACCCGTCTCGCGTCGCCTACTTCCCCAGCTGGGAGACGCTCCCGCACGAGCGCCTCTCACCGCGCTCCGACACGGTCGGCAGGCGCCTCGCCGTGCTGCGGCAGCTCACCCATCCGGAGCCGGGCGCGGAGCTGCAGGTGGTGGTGGCCCCGATCCGCTCCGTCCTCCAGCCGCAGGTCAAGGGGCTCGGCGACCTTGAGCCCGTCGAGCTGCGTGCCGGTGACACGGCACCCCTCGACGACGTCGTACGCCGACTGGTCGATGCCGCGTACAGCCGGGTGGACCTCGTGGAGAAGCGCGGCGAGTTCGCCGTGCGTGGCGGCATCATCGACGTCTTCCCCCCGACCGAGGAGCACCCGCTGCGCGTGGAGTTCTGGGGCGACGACGTCGAGGAGATCCGCTCCTTCTCCGTTGCCGACCAGCGCACCCTCGAGGCACGCGAGCGGCTCTGGGCCCCGCCCTGTCGCGAGCTGCTGCTGACGCCGGAGGTCCGCGAGCGCGCTGCTGCGCTGGGGGAGAAGCACCCGCAGCTCCTCGAACTCACCGACAAGATCTCCCAGGGCATAGCGGCTGAGGGCATGGAGTCCCTCGCGCCCGTGCTCGTCGATGACATGGAGCTCCTCGTCGACCTGCTGCCGGCTGACTCGCAGGTCCTGGTGATGGACCCCGAGCGCGTCCGTCGCCGCGCGCACGACCTCGTCGCCACCTCGGAGGAGTTCCTCGGCGCCTCCTGGGCCTCGGCCGCGTCAGGCGGCCAGGCGCCGATCGACCTCGGCAAGGCGTCCTACTGGGAGCTCGGCGACGTCCGCGAGCACACGCTGGCCCGCGGCGTGGAGTGGTGGAGCACCTCGCCGTTCGGGCTTGACGAGGAGTCGGCGACCCTCTCCGCCGACACGGCTGGCGTGCCGGTGCGCAGCCTCGACAGTCGTCCGATCGAGCCCTACCGCGGCGACATCGACAAGGCGACGCACGACCTCGACCAGTGGCGCCTGGCCGGCTATCGCGTCGTCGTCGTACAACCGGCGCACGGGCCCGCCAACCGCACCGTTGAGGTGCTGGGTGAGCACGACGTCCCCGCCCGCATCCTCGACGACAAGGACGTGCTCACCCGCGACGTCGTCAGCGTGCTGATCGGCACGCTCGACCACGGCTTCGTCGACGACGAGGCCCGCCTGGCGGTCGTGACCGGTGAGGACATCAGCGGCCAGAAGTCCTCGACCCGTGACATGTCGCGCATGCCCGCGCGCCGCAAGAAGCAGATCGACCCGCTGGAGCTCAAGCCCGGCGACTACGTCGTCCACGAGCAGCACGGCGTCGGGCGCTTCGTCGAGATGAAGCAGCGCGAGGTCGCCGGCGCGACCCGCGAGTACCTCGTCCTCGAGTACGGCGCCAGCAAGCGCAACGGCCCACCCGACCGTCTCTTCGTCCCGGCCGACGCGCTCGACCAGGTGACCCGTTACGTCGGCGGCGAGTCGCCGTCCCTCGACCGGCTCGGCGGCGCCGACTGGAACAAGCGCAAGGCCAAGGCCCGTAAGGCCGTCCGCGAGATCGCGGCGGAGCTGATCAAGCTCTATGCCGCCCGCCAGGCCACCAAGGGCCACGCCTTCGGACCCGACACGCCCTGGCAGCGCGAGCTCGAGGACGCCTTCCCGTTCCAGGAGACGATCGACCAGCTCTCGACCGTGGACGAGGTCAAGGCCGACATGCGCCGCGAGACGCCGATGGACCGGCTCGTCTGCGGCGACGTCGGCTACGGCAAGACCGAGATCGCCGTGCGGGCGGCCTTCAAGGCCGTGCAGGACGGCAAGCAGGTCGCGGTGCTGGTGCCGACGACCCTGCTCGTCACCCAGCACCTCGCGACCTTCATGGAGCGGATGTCCGCCTTCCCGGTGACGCTCAAGGGCCTGTCGCGCTTCCAGAGCGCGAAGGAGTCGAAGGAGATCATGGCCGGCATGGCCGACGGCTCCGTCGACATCGTCGTCGGCACGCACCGGCTGCTGAACCCCGACGTCCGGTTCAAGGACCTCGGCCTGATCATCGTCGACGAGGAGCAGCGCTTCGGCGTCGAGCACAAGGAGCAGCTCAAGCGGATGCGGACCGCCGTCGACGTACTCTCCATGTCGGCCACGCCCATCCCGCGAACCCTCGAGATGGCGATCACGGGCATCCGCGAGATGTCCACCATCACCACGCCCCCGGAGGAGCGCCACCCGGTGCTCACCTATGTCGGCGGGTTCGAGGAGCGCACGGTGATCGCTGCGATCCGACGCGAGCTGCTGCGCGAGGGACAGGTCTTCTACATCCACAACCGTGTCGACTCCATCGAGCGCGCGGCGTCGAAGCTGCGGGAGCTCGTGCCCGAGGCGCGGGTCGCCACGGCGCATGGACAGATGAATGAGAAGCAGCTCGAGCAGGTGATGCTCGACTTCTGGGAGAAGCGCTTCGACGTGCTCGTCTGCACCACGCTCGTCGAGTCCGGGCTCGACGTCTCCAACGCCAACACGATGATCATCGAGCGCGCCGACACCCTCGGCCTCTCGCAGCTGCACCAGCTGCGCGGTCGCGTCGGCCGGTCGCGTGAGCGCGCCTACGCCTACTTCCTCTATCCGTCCGAGAAGCCGCTGACCGAGACCGCCCACGAGCGCCTCGCGACGCTGGCCCAGCACTCCGACCTGGGCGGCGGCATGGCGATCGCGATGAAGGACCTCGAGATCCGCGGCGCCGGCAACCTGCTCGGCGGCCAACAGTCGGGCCACATCGCCGACGTCGGCTTCGACCTCTACGTCCGCCTCGTCGGTGAGGCGGTCCAGGAGTTCAAGGGCGAGGAGTCCACTGAGCTCAACGAGGTCCGCATCGAGCTTCCCGTCGACGCCCACCTCCCGCACGACTACATCCCGACCGAGCGCCTGCGTCTGGAGATCTACAAGCGCCTCGCCGAGGTGCGCTCGGATGCGGACGTCGACGCGATCGAGGAGGAGCTCAAGGACCGCTACGGCGAGCTGCCGATCGTCGTGCTCTCCCTGTTGCTCGTCGCCCGCTTCCGGGCCCGGGCCCGGGCGGCCGGGATCGGCGAGGTGACGATCGCCGGCAAGAACGTGCGCTTCGCGCCGGTCTCGCTGCCGGAGTCGCGCCAGGTGCGGTTGCAGCGGATGTACCCCAAGTCGCTCATCAAGGATGCGACCGACACGATCCTCGTCCCACGCCCGATCTCGTCCGGCTTCCCGGCCAAGCCGCTCGACGGCATCGCCCTGCTCGAGTGGGCCCGCCAGGTCATCGACGCCGTCATCGACCCGAAGGATTGA
- a CDS encoding malonic semialdehyde reductase yields the protein MTETIQIHKPQPLDDHAVADLFTSARTVSYFSGEPVSDEQLTAIWDLAKWTPTAANTQPLRVLFVNTPEGKERLLRHINDSNKAKVESAGATAVLAIDPEYYEFIPTTFPHAAGLRDTFAANPDVAEASAKISAGLQGGGFIYAVRAVGLAAGPMTGFDAAGVDAEFFGESGWKSFLVVNIGQPGENAHLGRLPRVPEEKATRFV from the coding sequence ATGACCGAGACGATCCAGATCCACAAGCCGCAGCCGCTCGACGATCACGCCGTCGCCGATCTGTTCACCTCCGCGCGCACCGTCTCCTACTTCTCGGGCGAGCCCGTCAGCGACGAGCAGCTCACCGCGATCTGGGACCTCGCCAAGTGGACGCCGACGGCCGCCAACACGCAGCCGCTGCGTGTGCTCTTCGTCAACACGCCTGAGGGCAAGGAGCGCCTGCTCCGCCACATCAACGACTCCAACAAGGCCAAGGTCGAGTCGGCCGGCGCGACCGCCGTCCTCGCGATCGACCCGGAGTACTACGAGTTCATCCCGACGACCTTCCCGCACGCTGCCGGCCTGCGCGACACGTTCGCCGCGAACCCGGACGTCGCCGAGGCCTCCGCCAAGATCTCCGCCGGCCTGCAGGGTGGCGGCTTCATCTACGCCGTCCGCGCGGTCGGCCTCGCGGCGGGTCCGATGACCGGCTTCGACGCGGCCGGTGTCGACGCCGAGTTCTTCGGTGAGAGTGGCTGGAAGTCGTTCCTCGTCGTCAACATCGGCCAGCCGGGCGAGAACGCCCACCTCGGCCGCCTCCCGCGCGTGCCGGAGGAGAAGGCGACGCGCTTCGTCTGA
- a CDS encoding MazG nucleotide pyrophosphohydrolase domain-containing protein: MAEPASGEGLVEFLQMMRTMRERCAWKASQTHESLAKHLREESEEVLEAIAEGDPKHLADELGDLLLQVYFHAAIAEEAGEFTMDDVIAGLTAKMRRRNPHVFDPDVAAAGPYTIEQIEELWQQAKASERTSAPD, from the coding sequence ATGGCCGAGCCCGCATCGGGCGAGGGTCTCGTCGAGTTCCTCCAGATGATGCGCACCATGCGCGAGCGCTGCGCGTGGAAGGCGTCCCAGACCCACGAGAGCCTGGCGAAGCACCTGCGCGAGGAGTCCGAGGAGGTCCTGGAGGCCATCGCGGAGGGCGACCCGAAGCACCTCGCCGACGAGCTGGGGGACCTGCTGCTGCAGGTCTACTTCCATGCCGCGATCGCCGAGGAGGCCGGTGAGTTCACGATGGACGATGTCATCGCCGGCCTGACCGCGAAGATGCGCCGCCGCAACCCGCACGTCTTCGACCCGGACGTCGCCGCCGCCGGCCCCTACACGATCGAGCAGATCGAGGAGCTCTGGCAGCAGGCCAAGGCGAGTGAGCGGACGTCAGCTCCCGACTGA
- the eno gene encoding phosphopyruvate hydratase, translating to MSVIEAIGAREILDSRGNPTVEVEILLEDGTFARAAVPSGASTGAFEAVELRDGGSRYAGKGVQNAVEAVLDRLAPALIGLDADDQRLIDQTMLDLDATPNKATIGANAILGVSLAVARAAADSAGLPLYKYVGGPNAHVLPVPMMNILNGGAHADTNVDIQEFMIAPIGAPTFREALRTGAEVYHALKGVLKEKGLATGVGDEGGFAPDLPSNRAALDLIAEAVSKAGYELGKDVVLALDVAATEFCENGSYTFEGEQKSAAEMTAYYADLVASYPIVSIEDPLDEEDWDGWRTITEQLGDKIQLVGDDLFVTNVERLQRGIAGGQANAMLVKVNQIGSLTETLDAVELAHRAGMRNMMSHRSGETEDTTIADLAVATNCGQIKTGAPARSERVAKYNQLLRIEDELGEAARYAGASAFPRFTA from the coding sequence GTGTCTGTGATCGAAGCAATCGGCGCCCGTGAAATCCTCGACTCCCGTGGCAACCCCACGGTCGAGGTGGAGATCCTGCTCGAGGACGGCACGTTCGCCCGTGCCGCCGTCCCCTCCGGCGCCAGCACCGGCGCGTTCGAGGCGGTCGAGCTCCGTGACGGTGGTTCGCGGTACGCCGGCAAGGGCGTGCAGAACGCCGTCGAGGCGGTCCTCGACAGGCTCGCGCCGGCCCTGATCGGCCTGGACGCCGACGACCAGCGCCTCATCGACCAGACCATGCTCGACCTCGACGCCACGCCCAACAAGGCGACCATCGGTGCCAACGCGATCCTCGGTGTGAGCCTCGCCGTCGCGCGCGCCGCCGCCGACTCCGCCGGCCTCCCGCTCTACAAGTACGTCGGCGGCCCGAACGCCCACGTCCTGCCGGTGCCGATGATGAACATCCTCAACGGGGGTGCCCACGCCGACACCAACGTCGACATCCAGGAGTTCATGATCGCCCCGATCGGCGCCCCGACCTTCCGTGAGGCCCTGCGCACCGGCGCCGAGGTCTACCACGCGCTCAAGGGCGTGCTGAAGGAGAAGGGCCTCGCCACCGGCGTCGGCGACGAGGGCGGCTTCGCCCCCGACCTTCCCTCCAACCGCGCCGCGCTCGACCTGATCGCCGAGGCGGTCAGCAAGGCCGGCTACGAGCTGGGCAAGGACGTCGTGCTCGCGCTGGACGTCGCCGCGACCGAGTTCTGCGAGAACGGCAGCTACACCTTCGAGGGTGAGCAGAAGAGCGCGGCGGAGATGACGGCCTACTACGCCGACCTCGTGGCGTCGTACCCCATCGTGAGCATCGAGGACCCGCTCGATGAGGAGGACTGGGACGGCTGGAGGACCATCACGGAGCAGCTCGGCGACAAGATCCAACTCGTCGGCGACGACCTCTTCGTCACCAACGTCGAGCGCCTCCAGCGCGGCATCGCAGGTGGCCAGGCCAACGCCATGCTGGTCAAGGTCAACCAGATCGGCTCGCTCACCGAGACCCTCGACGCCGTCGAGTTGGCCCACCGAGCAGGTATGCGCAACATGATGAGCCACCGCTCCGGGGAGACCGAGGACACCACGATCGCCGACCTCGCGGTCGCGACCAACTGTGGTCAGATCAAGACCGGCGCCCCGGCGCGCTCCGAGCGGGTCGCGAAGTACAACCAGCTGCTCCGCATCGAGGACGAGCTCGGCGAGGCCGCCCGATACGCAGGCGCAAGCGCTTTCCCGCGTTTCACTGCCTGA
- a CDS encoding phosphate ABC transporter ATP-binding protein yields MSDQTMAIPVAGDAGVTPALTPSGSPLATIEAVDVSCWFGDRLVLDRVSLTMAAGEITALIGPSGCGKSTFLRTLNRMHELVPIAKFGGQVLLDGEDIYAPEKRLTDARRDIGMVFQRPNPFPAMSIRDNVLAGLKLTGVKAGKSEKDDLVERSLRLGGLWNEVKDRLDAPGGGLSGGQQQRLCIARSMAIKPRVLLMDEPCSALDPTSTRVIEESMKELAQEVTIVIVTHNMQQAARVSDKTAFFLASHNTPGAIVEYGDTKAMFENPQDPRTSDYVHGRFG; encoded by the coding sequence TTGAGCGACCAGACCATGGCGATCCCCGTCGCCGGCGACGCCGGCGTCACGCCCGCACTGACGCCGAGCGGTTCACCGCTCGCCACGATCGAGGCGGTGGACGTCTCCTGCTGGTTCGGCGACCGACTGGTGCTCGACCGTGTCTCCCTGACGATGGCCGCGGGCGAGATCACCGCCCTGATCGGCCCGTCGGGATGTGGCAAGTCCACCTTCCTCCGCACCCTCAACCGGATGCATGAGCTCGTCCCGATCGCCAAGTTCGGCGGCCAGGTACTCCTCGACGGCGAGGACATCTACGCGCCGGAGAAGAGGCTCACCGACGCCCGTCGCGACATCGGCATGGTCTTCCAGCGGCCGAATCCCTTCCCAGCGATGAGCATCCGCGACAACGTGCTCGCCGGACTCAAGCTCACGGGCGTCAAGGCCGGGAAGTCCGAGAAGGACGACCTCGTCGAGCGCAGTCTGCGCCTCGGCGGCCTCTGGAACGAGGTCAAGGACCGCCTCGACGCTCCCGGCGGCGGCCTCTCCGGCGGTCAGCAGCAGCGCCTCTGCATCGCCCGCTCGATGGCGATCAAGCCGCGCGTCCTCCTCATGGACGAGCCCTGTTCGGCGCTCGACCCGACCTCCACACGCGTGATCGAGGAGTCGATGAAGGAGCTGGCCCAGGAGGTCACCATCGTCATCGTCACCCACAACATGCAGCAGGCGGCGCGCGTCTCCGACAAGACCGCCTTCTTCCTCGCGAGCCACAACACCCCGGGTGCGATCGTCGAGTACGGCGACACCAAGGCGATGTTCGAGAACCCGCAGGACCCGCGCACGTCCGACTACGTGCACGGGCGGTTCGGATGA
- a CDS encoding M15 family metallopeptidase, giving the protein MRTRGAGTATGLAAVVLLTAGCSDQRVAPEPMPTTGRTISASPSPSASVTSGGSASPTGAPGSSPPAWLGTRVLPVGKDGVVPPQNTPPELRRRAFTLPDVLPELPGDDFESVIEAPAPPDVIARSTWSAECPVPATRLAWVRLTFWGFDDKRHTGELLVAKGQAKHIVTAFHGLWDLHFPLEQMHITTVAERDAPPTGDGNNTSAFNCRPARGTTVWSEHAYGLAVDVNPFQNPYTKGDVVLPELARSYVDRNNPRPGMIMANSPAVRAFSEVGWNWGGYWTSLKDLQHFSLRNR; this is encoded by the coding sequence GTGAGGACCCGAGGCGCCGGCACTGCGACCGGACTCGCCGCGGTCGTCCTCCTGACCGCAGGGTGCAGCGATCAGCGGGTCGCGCCCGAGCCGATGCCGACCACCGGTCGCACGATCTCGGCGTCGCCGAGCCCGTCAGCGTCGGTGACCTCCGGCGGCTCGGCCAGCCCGACCGGTGCACCCGGAAGCTCTCCGCCGGCGTGGCTGGGCACCCGGGTCCTCCCTGTCGGCAAGGACGGCGTCGTGCCGCCGCAGAACACCCCACCCGAGCTCCGACGTCGGGCGTTCACGTTGCCCGACGTCCTCCCGGAGCTGCCGGGTGACGACTTCGAGTCGGTGATCGAGGCGCCCGCGCCGCCGGACGTCATCGCCCGCTCGACGTGGTCGGCCGAGTGCCCTGTGCCGGCGACGCGGCTGGCGTGGGTGCGGCTCACCTTCTGGGGCTTCGACGACAAGCGCCACACCGGTGAGCTGCTGGTCGCGAAGGGGCAGGCCAAACACATCGTGACCGCCTTCCATGGCCTGTGGGACCTGCACTTCCCCCTCGAGCAGATGCACATCACCACGGTCGCCGAGCGCGACGCTCCCCCGACGGGCGACGGCAACAACACATCGGCCTTCAACTGTCGCCCGGCGCGCGGGACAACCGTCTGGTCCGAGCACGCCTACGGGCTCGCCGTCGACGTCAATCCGTTCCAGAACCCTTACACGAAAGGGGATGTGGTGCTTCCCGAGCTCGCGCGGTCGTACGTCGACCGCAACAACCCACGCCCGGGGATGATCATGGCCAACTCCCCCGCCGTCCGTGCCTTCAGCGAGGTCGGCTGGAACTGGGGCGGCTACTGGACGTCACTGAAGGACCTGCAGCATTTCTCCCTGCGAAACCGATAG
- a CDS encoding DUF4916 domain-containing protein: protein MTMEAFGDEFGEEPTGWNNADAWDVQPGWMSDEELAATRGRVPMLYVEALPVRVDAGGAVTSVGLLLRGSSTTGRIARSLVSGRVLHGEQLRDALMRNLEKDLGPTAFPVLPTAITPAAVAEYFPWPTGRFHDPRQHAVSLAFVVPVTGECHPRQDALEISWVTPEEAVSEGFAEELEGGRASLLKQLLHHVGAI from the coding sequence ATGACGATGGAGGCGTTCGGGGACGAGTTCGGCGAGGAGCCCACCGGCTGGAACAACGCCGACGCGTGGGACGTCCAGCCCGGCTGGATGAGCGACGAGGAGCTCGCCGCCACCCGCGGCCGTGTCCCGATGCTGTACGTCGAGGCCCTGCCCGTCCGCGTCGACGCGGGTGGCGCCGTGACGTCGGTCGGCCTGCTCCTGCGGGGCTCGTCGACCACCGGCCGGATCGCCCGGAGTCTGGTCTCGGGGCGGGTGCTCCACGGCGAGCAGCTCCGCGACGCCCTCATGCGCAACCTCGAGAAGGACCTGGGCCCGACGGCGTTCCCGGTGCTGCCGACCGCGATCACTCCGGCGGCCGTCGCTGAGTACTTCCCCTGGCCGACCGGCCGCTTCCACGACCCGCGCCAGCACGCGGTCTCGCTCGCCTTCGTCGTGCCCGTCACCGGGGAGTGCCACCCTCGCCAGGACGCCCTCGAGATCAGCTGGGTGACACCCGAGGAGGCGGTCTCCGAGGGTTTCGCCGAGGAGCTCGAGGGTGGTCGTGCCTCCCTCCTCAAGCAGTTGCTGCACCACGTCGGCGCCATCTGA